One stretch of Streptomyces sp. A2-16 DNA includes these proteins:
- a CDS encoding DUF5999 family protein, with protein sequence MCSHRSSCASSDRTAPHVVAAHPEQGWNLLCNGAIVFDDTGELLPDGRIVAPHRVPAGQLAVAA encoded by the coding sequence ATGTGTTCTCACCGGTCTTCGTGCGCTTCGTCCGACCGCACCGCCCCGCACGTCGTCGCGGCCCACCCCGAGCAGGGCTGGAATCTGCTGTGCAACGGCGCGATCGTCTTCGACGACACCGGCGAGCTGCTGCCCGACGGCCGGATCGTCGCACCGCACCGGGTGCCGGCCGGACAGCTGGCCGTCGCCGCCTGA
- a CDS encoding RidA family protein, giving the protein MTAERINPPELSPPTGFSHAVVASGSRVVFLAGQTALDADGKVVGESLPEQFEKALTNLLTALKASGGGPSDLARVTVYATDIAAYRTHAAELGRIWAELAGRNYPAMAVVEVVRLWDDQAAVELDGFAVLP; this is encoded by the coding sequence ATGACCGCCGAGCGCATCAACCCGCCCGAACTGTCCCCGCCCACCGGCTTCTCGCACGCGGTCGTCGCCTCCGGGTCCCGGGTGGTCTTCCTGGCGGGGCAGACCGCGCTCGACGCCGACGGCAAAGTGGTCGGGGAGTCCCTGCCGGAACAGTTCGAGAAGGCCCTCACCAACCTCCTCACCGCCCTCAAGGCCTCCGGCGGCGGCCCGTCCGACCTCGCGCGCGTCACCGTCTACGCCACCGACATCGCCGCCTACCGCACACATGCCGCCGAACTCGGGCGCATCTGGGCGGAGTTGGCGGGGAGGAACTACCCCGCGATGGCGGTCGTGGAGGTCGTGCGGCTGTGGGACGACCAGGCGGCGGTGGAACTCGACGGGTTCGCCGTGCTGCCGTAG
- a CDS encoding DUF6299 family protein — MSVRPALVAAAGAALFLLAVPTLPASADPYETVTVDPGGRIAEDGTVILSGTYRCTGGTGPVFVSSSVAQRSTSVRHGIGGTVAVCDGVEHIWENTGKPTPGALEPGAAHVEATLMELSPQGGLPLPRFHAAGQQDITLTKG; from the coding sequence GTGTCTGTTCGCCCCGCTCTCGTCGCCGCCGCCGGTGCCGCGCTGTTCCTGCTGGCCGTCCCCACGCTGCCGGCGAGCGCCGACCCGTACGAGACCGTCACCGTCGACCCCGGCGGACGTATCGCCGAGGACGGCACCGTGATCCTGTCCGGCACCTATCGCTGCACCGGCGGCACGGGCCCGGTGTTCGTGAGTTCCTCCGTGGCCCAGCGTTCCACGTCGGTCCGGCACGGCATCGGCGGGACCGTCGCGGTGTGCGACGGCGTGGAGCACATCTGGGAGAACACGGGCAAGCCCACCCCGGGCGCCCTCGAGCCGGGTGCGGCACACGTCGAGGCCACCCTCATGGAACTCAGCCCCCAGGGCGGCCTGCCCCTGCCCCGCTTTCACGCGGCCGGGCAGCAGGACATCACCTTGACGAAGGGCTGA